A genome region from Gigantopelta aegis isolate Gae_Host chromosome 3, Gae_host_genome, whole genome shotgun sequence includes the following:
- the LOC121392261 gene encoding protein rolling stone-like isoform X2 — protein sequence MYHLASIIACAFVSKNIHGETDVKWFIYLTNWSYSMLTLDVLLEFIAVVYVRKADDILSGDYTVTPWYLKAVWVVYNVGNCSAVLVTVLYWFILYKTGVPITTTTVVVHALNSVYVILNLPVTAVPVGIYHFFHSMVVGVVYVIFTIVYHALGGTNRHDKPYIYPQIDWNRPGTAAMYSAGVVFVAIPLIHSLIFHVYLARVAVYNRYQRRSVDIMA from the exons ATGTACCATTTGGCTTCCATTATCGCATGCGCATTCGTCTCCAAAAACATCCATGGGGAGACCGACGTGAAATGGTTTATATACCTCACTAACTGGAGTTATAGCATGCTCACTCTCGACGTACTATTGGAATTTATAGCAGTTGTCTATGTTCGAAAAGCAGACGATATATTATCTG GTGACTATACGGTGACGCCGTGGTATTTAAAGGCTGTGTGGGTTGTTTATAACGTCGGCAACTGCAGCGCTGTCCTCGTCACAGTGTTGTACTGGTTTATCCTCTATAAAA CTGGTGTACCGATAACGACCACGACTGTTGTCGTGCACGCCTTGAATAGCGTCTACGTGATTCTGAACCTGCCCGTCACTGCGGTTCCTGTCGGGATTTACCATTTCTTCCACTCAATGGTAGTCGGGGTTGTCTACGTCATATTTACCATCGTGTATCACGCACTGGGCGGTACCAACAGACACGACAAACCATACATCTACCCTCAGATTGACTGGAACCGTCCTGGGACTGCTGCCATGTATTCAGCAGGGGTGGTGTTTGTGGCGATTCCGctgattcattcattgatatttCATGTGTACTTGGCTCGAGTTGCGGTGTATAACCGTTACCAGAGAAGATCCGTAGACATCATGGCTTGA
- the LOC121392261 gene encoding protein rolling stone-like isoform X1, producing the protein MSNACRKHFALRNVSLEYNEPADFVQSQFQCGRKLYIVWRAFWAMYHLASIIACAFVSKNIHGETDVKWFIYLTNWSYSMLTLDVLLEFIAVVYVRKADDILSGDYTVTPWYLKAVWVVYNVGNCSAVLVTVLYWFILYKTGVPITTTTVVVHALNSVYVILNLPVTAVPVGIYHFFHSMVVGVVYVIFTIVYHALGGTNRHDKPYIYPQIDWNRPGTAAMYSAGVVFVAIPLIHSLIFHVYLARVAVYNRYQRRSVDIMA; encoded by the exons ATGAGTAACGCATGTCGTAAACACTTTGCTCTCAGAAATGTATCTTTAGAATATAACGAACCTGCTGATTTTGTCCAGTCTCAGTTCCAG TGTGGAAGAAAACTGTATATAGTATGGCGTGCCTTTTGGGCCATGTACCATTTGGCTTCCATTATCGCATGCGCATTCGTCTCCAAAAACATCCATGGGGAGACCGACGTGAAATGGTTTATATACCTCACTAACTGGAGTTATAGCATGCTCACTCTCGACGTACTATTGGAATTTATAGCAGTTGTCTATGTTCGAAAAGCAGACGATATATTATCTG GTGACTATACGGTGACGCCGTGGTATTTAAAGGCTGTGTGGGTTGTTTATAACGTCGGCAACTGCAGCGCTGTCCTCGTCACAGTGTTGTACTGGTTTATCCTCTATAAAA CTGGTGTACCGATAACGACCACGACTGTTGTCGTGCACGCCTTGAATAGCGTCTACGTGATTCTGAACCTGCCCGTCACTGCGGTTCCTGTCGGGATTTACCATTTCTTCCACTCAATGGTAGTCGGGGTTGTCTACGTCATATTTACCATCGTGTATCACGCACTGGGCGGTACCAACAGACACGACAAACCATACATCTACCCTCAGATTGACTGGAACCGTCCTGGGACTGCTGCCATGTATTCAGCAGGGGTGGTGTTTGTGGCGATTCCGctgattcattcattgatatttCATGTGTACTTGGCTCGAGTTGCGGTGTATAACCGTTACCAGAGAAGATCCGTAGACATCATGGCTTGA